The Humulus lupulus chromosome 3, drHumLupu1.1, whole genome shotgun sequence genome window below encodes:
- the LOC133825363 gene encoding uncharacterized protein LOC133825363 encodes MMDKSWIFQKNRLSVEYFDGLKSFIKLSTLHLNGENKIRCPCVSCMNLYYHDLETIERHIFVKGFYTKYVMWEFHGEDITKVKEDQEEVESNSEEDIPYDSDDNEDNDDMRPALEDLASQYHRKSDFVNLGDSNEHNDERNTLPDLFAEAEKELYFGCTTFSILTFIVNLMHIKVMCGWSNKSFDLLLDLLSKAFPKDNKIPRSYYDAKKMLRDLGLGYETIHVCEYDCALIWKENKNVERCPICGHERYKFQGTKGKKIPHKKMQYFSITPQLQRLFMSRHTSSDMRWHKEERVDTEGVLRHPADAEVWKDFYRQYPDFAKESRNVRFGFATDGFNPFGDLSNSYSMWPVLLMTYNMPPWRCMKREFLMMALLIPGRRALGKDIDVYLQPLIDELKELWENGVRTFDIIDKEYFTMRAAILRTIHDVPAYGTISGFSTQGYKACSVCEDGTS; translated from the coding sequence AtgatggataaaagttggattTTCCAAAAGAATAGATTATCAGTGGAGTATTTTGATGGACTTAAGAGTTTTATTAAGTTATCAACTTTGCATTTAAATGGTGAAAATAAGATTCGATGTCCATGTGTTTCATGTATGAACTTATATTATCATGACTTAGAGACAATTGAGCGTCATATATTCGTAAAAGGATTTTATACCAAATATGTTATGTGGGAGTTTCACGGGGAAGATATCACAAAAGTAAAGGAAGATCAAGAAGAAGTAGAATCAAACAGTGAAGAAGACATACCATATGACAGTGATGataatgaagacaatgacgatatGAGACCAGCATTAGAAGATTTAGCTAGTCAATATCATAGGAAGAGTGATTTTGTGAACCTTGGAGATTCAAATGAGCACAATGATGAAAGGAATACATTGCCTGACTTATTTGCAGAAGCAGAAAAGGAGTTATACTTTGGATGTACAACGTTCTCAATCTTAACATTTATTGTTAATCTAATGCACATTAAAGTGATGTGTGGTTGGAGCAACAAATCATTTGATTTGTTGCTCGACTTACTTTCGAAAGCATTTCCCAAAGACAATAAAATTCCACGATCTTATTATGACGCTAAGAAAATGTTACGTGATCTTGGTTTAGGGTACGAAACAATTCATGTATGTGAGTATGATTGTGCTTTAATTTGGAAAGAGAATAAAAATGTTGAAAGATGTCCTATATGTGGTCATGAACGATACAAATTCCAAGGAACTAAAGGCAAGAAGATCCCACACAAAAAGATGCAATATTTTTCTATAACTCCACAACTACAGAGACTTTTTATGTCACGCCATACATCATCTGATATGAGGTGGCATAAGGAAGAACGTGTTGATACAGAAGGTGTACTTAGACACCCGGCAGATGCagaggtttggaaggatttttaTAGACAATATCCAGATTTTGCAAAAGAATCTAGAAATGTAAGGTTTGGATTTGCAACAGATGGGTTCAATCCATTCGGTGATTTATCAAACTCGTACAGTATGTGGCCAGTGTTACTAATGACATATAACATGCCACCATGGAGATGCATGAAACGAGAATTCTTAATGATGGCATTATTGATTCCGGGACGTCGTGCTCTAGGAAAAGACATAGATGTCTATTTACAACCTCTGATTGATGAGCTGAAAGAACTATGGGAAAATGGTGTACGTACTTTTGATATTATTGATAAAGAATATTTTACAATGCGTGCAGCAATATTGCGGACGATCCATGATGTTCCAGCATATGGTACTATATCTGGGTTTAGCACTCAAGGTTATAAAGCTTGTTCTGTTTGTGAAGATGGCACATCTTAA